TGCCGGCCCCCAGTCGGTCCGCAGCCTGGCCGAGCAGAACGTGCTGCTGCAGATCGCGCATCTGCGCACCCATCCCGCCGTGGCAGCCGGGCTGGCGCGCAACACCCTGATCCTGCAGGGCTGGTTCTATGACATCGCCAGCGGCGAGGTCGTGGTGCTGGACGAGACGACCCGCACCAGCATCCATGTCGATGAAGCCATCGCCCGCCTGAACAAGACCGGCACGGAGACGCCCGCGGCATAGTCCGCTTGGGGAACGTCCTGCGGCAATGGGCCTGCGCCGGGCTGGTTGCCGTTGCCCTCGCCCATCCCGCCGCCGGCCGGACGATCAAGGTCTCGACCTGGAATCTCGACTGGCTGACGGCGCGGGCGGCGGGGGACCCGACGCTGCCGCCGGACGTCCATCCCCGCGCCGACGCAGACCTGCGGCGCCTCGCCGTCTATGCCGCGCGGCTGGATGCCGACATCGTGGGTTTCCAGGAGGTCGATTCCCCTGCCCTCGCCGCCCGGCTGTTTCCCCCCGGGCGCTACCGCATCGTCATGACCGCCGACCCGGTGGTGCAGCGGACCGGTCTTGCGGTCGCAACGTCGCTGACGATCGAGCGCCACCCGGACCTGGCGGCGCTGGACGTCTATCCGCCCACCGCCCCCCATCCATTGCGATCCGGCCTGGACGTCACGATCGGCGACGGCACAGCCAACCTGCGTGTGCTGGTCGTTCACCTGAAGGCCGGGTGCCGCGACGCCGCGCCCTCCGACCGGCGCGCCGCGTGCCTTACCCTGGCGCGCCAGATGGCGGTACTGGATGACTGGGTCGCCCAGCGGCAGGACGAGGGCGTTCCCTTTCTGGTCATGGGCGACTTCAACCGCAACCTGACGCCGGGCGACCCGTTCTTCCATCTTCTGGACCAGGACGGGCCGCTGACCCTGGCGACGGCCGGACGGGCCAGCCCGTGCTGGGGAGGCACCTATTTCATCGACCATCTGCTGCTGGGCAACCAGGCGCGCGGGTGGCTGCGGCCGGACAGCCTGCGGGTCCTGACCTATGACGAACAGGACCCGGCCCGCGCACCGGCGCTGTCCGACCATTGTCCGGTCTCGGTCAGGCTGGAAATGCCTTAAAGTCCGCCTCTGGACATGCGCGTGTATGATTCGGAAAGGATATCATGGGATGGAACAGCGTCATCTCGGCCGGTCCGGCCTTCGCGTCTCGGCGGTGGGACTGGGGTGCAACAATCTCGGCGGCCGGATCGGGCTGGAAGAATCGCGCATGGTGGTGCACCAGGCGCTGGACAGCGGCATCACCCTGTTCGACGTCGCCGATGTCTATGGCCGGCGCGAATCCCATTGCGGCGCGTCCGAGGAAGTGTTGGGCGCGATCCTGGGCTCGCGTCGCGAGGACATCGTCCTGGCGACCAAGTTCGGCATGCCCATGGCCGCCGACGGCAGCATGCAGGGGGCATCCCGCCGCTATATCCGCCAGGCGGTCGAGGCCAGCCTGACGCGCCTGCGCACCGACCGCATCGACCTCTACCAGGTCCATGTCCCCGACCCGGACACCCCGATCGACGAGACGCTGCGCGCGCTGGACGACCTGATCCGTGACGGCAAGGTCCTGTATGCCGGCTGTTCCAACTTTCCCGCATGGCAAGTCGCGGACGCCCATCACGTCGCGCGCGCGGGCGGGTTTTCGGGCTTCATTTCCTGCCAGGACGAACTGTCGCTGCTGGCGCGGGACGCGCTACGCGAACTGGTGCCGGCCATGCGCCGGTACGGCCTGGGATTGCTGCCCTACTTCCCGCTGGCCAGCGGCGTACTGACGGGCAAATACCATCGCGACATTCCGCCGCCCCCCGGCAGCCGGCTGAGCGAATGGACCCACCTGCGCGATCGCTACCTGACCGACACCAACTGGACGATCCTGGACGGGCTGGGTTCGGTGGCCAGGGCGCATGGACGCACGCTGACGGAACTGGCCTTCGGCTGGCTGCTGTCGCATGACGTGGTGGGGTCGGTCATCGCCGGCGCCACCCGCCCGAATCAGGTGATTGAAAACGTCGCCGCCGCGACCCGCCCCCTGACGCCGGAGGAATGCGACGCGATCACCGCCATCCTGCCCGACCATGCGCGATGAACCGCCCGGGTTGCGCTGGCCGTCGCGCTGGCCGTCCATCGCGCTGGATTCGGGACTGACCGTACGGGTCGCGGGCCACATGCCCGACCTGCCCGCCCCCGTCGCGGCGGAGGTCGAGGCGATCTGGCGGGAAAGGCAGGCGGCCAATCCCGCCCTGTTCAACGGCCGCGTCTTCACCGCCGACCGCATCACGACGCGCGGGATCGTCGGACACTGGACCACCTATCACCGTGTGCTGGCCCAGATGACCCGGCCGACGCTCTATCCCGCCCTACGCTTGAAGCCCCTGGCGGTGACCGGAATCCTGCATACGCCCGACGGCATCGTACTGGGCCGCCGCGCGCCCCACAGCACCTATCTGGCCGGCTGGTGGCAGACACCGCCGGCCGGCAGCGTCGAATCCCGCCATGGCGAGAACAAGGTGGATCTGACGGCGCAGATCCTGGCGGAAGCGCAGGAAGAACTGGGACTGGCACCCGACATGCTGACGGTGGCAGGGCCCGTCCGCGCCACCCGGCATCCGGCGACACGCATCGTCGATATCGGCATCCGCCTGGACACGGCCTTGCCGTTCGACCGGGTGCTGCAGGGCTGGCACGCCGGCGGAAACGACGAATACGACCGGCTGGCGATCGTGAAGCCGAACCAGAATCCCGAGGATGTGGTCGGTCCCCACATCCTGCCCGGCACGCGCGAATACCTGGACGTCGATCGCCGATCCTGAGTTTAGCTGGCCTTTTAGCCGGGCCAGACGCCGGAGACATGGGCGGCATGCCAGCCAACCGCCAGCATCGCCAGGACGAATGTGACCGCGCCCATCAACTGGACGACGTCGCGAAGCGGCGCGGGTGCGGAATGGTCCTCGATATCCGGCATGGGGACTCCTGCATGGTTGGCCTGCCGTTCCTGCATACCCCCTATGATATGGGCGCGGGAACCCCTTATAGGACGCGCGTGACGCGATCGTGTCCCCACACCGGCTCCGGCAGGGAGAACTATTTCGTGAAATGCTTTTCACTGTTCGTTGTTTTGTCGGACCGGACATACTGTCTGCCCTTTTACATGCCGTTGCAGGAGACTGGACATGACCGTATCCCGACGTGCCTTCCAGACCTTCCTCGCCGGGTTGGGCCTGTCTCTGGCAGGGCAGGAAGTCCGGGCCGCCAGCCATGCCGGCCACGATGTCGAATCCTTCATGCTGGCGCGCAACGGCTGGGTTCCCAACAACGACCATCTGCCTGTGCTGTATTACCGCAACGCCGCCGCCCTGCCGGCCGACGACCCGGCATCGGGGTTCGAGCGCCTGTTCACCGCCAATGGCTGGCCGCCGCAATGGCGCTGGGGGGTCTATGATTTCCATCATTTCCACTCCACGGCGCATGAGGTGCTGGGTGTCGCCTCGGGCTCGGCCCGGCTGATGCTGGGGGGACCGGGCGGACGCATCGTCGATGTCCGGGCCGGTGACGTCGTCGTGCTGCCGGCGGGCACCGGCCATCGCAACCTGGGGTCGGACGATGATTTCCTGGTGGTCGGCGCCTATCCGCCGGACCAGCATTACGACCTGCGGCGCAGCGGGCTGTCGCCGGACGAACTGGCACGGATGGCCCATGTCCCGTTCCCGGCGAGCGACCCCGTGAGCGGCGCAGGTGGTTCCCTTCCCGCCCTTTGGCACCAGACGTGATCGAGATATGACCGAACCGACTTCCTTGCCGCCGCATGTCCTGCGCCGCCGCGCCCTTCTGGCCGGATTGTCCGCCCTGCTTCTTCCGCGCCTGTCGCGCGCGGCAACATCCCTGCCGATCGGGATCATCGGTTCCGGCCATGTGGGCAGCACGCTCGGGGGGTTGTGGCTGCGCGCCGGGCATCCGGTAATGTTTTCCGCTCGTGACCTCTCCTCGGCCCAGTCGGTTGCGGCGGGACTGGGGGCGCTGGCGCGGGCCGGCACACCGGAACAGGCGGCCCGGTTCGGCGAAGCCGTGCTGCTGGCCGTCCCCTACGGTGCCCTGCCGGCACTGGGCGCGTCGCTGCATGGCGTCCTGGCAGGCAAGGTGGTGATCGACGCCTGCAATCCCTATTCCTGGCGCGACGGGGATGTGGCCCGCCTGGCAAGGCAGCAGGGCGCGGGTCCGACCACGCAGTCCTTCTTTCCCGGCGCGCATGTCATCCGCGCCTTCAATTCCGAGGATATGAGCACGATCAGTGTCGAGGCCCACCGGCTGCCGCCCCTGCTGGGCATTCCCTATGCCGGGGATGATGCCGCCGCGATGGACGTGGTGCGGGGCCTGATCGTCGATGCCGGATTCGACCCGGTGCGCGCCGGCCCGCTGTCGGTCGCGCGCCTGTTCCAGCCCGGCGGCCCGGAATTCGAGGCCGACCTGACCGCGCCGGAACTGCGGGGCCGCCTGGAACAGGACCAGCATGGAGCGGGCCGGTAAACCGGCCAAGGCGGCGGACATGAAAAAAGGGGGCACGAGGCCCCCTTTTCCACGCACCGGGGCAGTTCAGACCCCGGAGCCGGACAGCAGGTTCGCCTGCCGCAGCGCCAGGCCGAACTGGATCCAGCCCACCCCCGCCGCGATCAGTTCCACGGCGATGAAGGTTCCGATCAGCCACAGCCCGGACCAGGGCAGCGTCAGGTACAGGCAGGCCCCGACCAGAAGGCTGATCAGCCCGCCGCCCAGGATGATCCACCAGCCGTTCAGTTCACGATGCCGCGCCGCGATCAGCATGCGCGTCGTCCCCGAGATGATCAGGCAGGCCGCGATCACGAGGGTCAGGACGATGGAGCCGGTGACAGGCTCCTGCATCAGGATGAAGCCGCCGACGATATAGAGCACCCCGCCCAGCAGGGAGAGCAGGAAGCCGCCCCAGTCGCGGACCGAGAAGGCGTGGAACATCTGCACCGCCCCGGCGATGACCAGCACCAGGCCGATGATCATGGTGCTGGCCAGCGTGACGGAAATCGCGTCGATCCATGCGACGATGCCCAGCGCGATGGATACGACCCCCAGCAGGACGAATAATCCCCAGCGCTGTGTAAACGGCGTGGCCATGGGCTCTCCTTGATTCCGTGATAGGATTTGTCCAGACTATACGGGCTTGGGCCGGGGCACACGGGCTTTTCGCACCGGACCGCCATGCGGGACGGCGCCGCCGGGCCTGCCGGCCGTGGTTGACAGCGCCGTACTGTTACGCCTATAGGCCAGCCCCACTGCCGGGAACGTGGACGGACCGGCCGGTGCCAGATCGGGTGATTGCTCCCCGGCGCCGGTAATGCGGAACGCGCCCGCCCTGTTCATGCGGAACAGGGCCTACCGGTGCAATACAGGGTGGCGGACTGCCTTCGGGCCGGACGGCCGCCCGTCGAGTATGAAAGATCGCGCGCGATGAGCAAGCGCCTTGAGAGCAAGTACAAGATCAATCGCCGCCTGGGCGTGAACCTGTGGGGCCGTGCGAAGTCCCCGGTCAACAAGCGGGAATATGGCCCCGGCCAGCATGGCCAGCGCCGCAAGCAGAAGCCGTCGGACTTCTCGGTCCAGCTGATGGCGAAGCAGAAGCTGAAGGGCTATTACGGCAACATCAGCGAAAAGCAGTTCCGCAAGTATTATGACGAGGCCGTGCGCCGCAAGGGCGACACCTCGGAAAATCTGATCGACCTGCTGGAGCGCCGGCTGGACGCGGTGGTCTATCGCCTGAAGTTCGCGATGACGCCGTTCGCCGCCCGCCAGTTCGTCAGCCACGGCCACATCACGGTCAACGGCCGCAAGGTCAACATCCCGTCCTACATCGTGCGCGACGAGGACGTGATCGAGGTCCGCGAGAAGTCCAAGCACCTGGCCATCGTCCTGGACGCGGCGCAGAGCGGCGAGCGTGACGTGCCGGAATACATGGAAGTCGATCACCGCCAGATGAAGGGCCGCTTCCTGCGTGCGCCGAAGCTGTCGGACGTGCCGTATCCGGTGCAGATGGAACCGAACCTGGTCATCGAGTTCTACTCGCGCTGATCCGGCCTTTCGGACGAACGATCGCGGCGCCGGGCGCGGGGGACATCCCCCTCGCCCGGCGTCCGTGTTTTGGGACCCCGCCGGACCGCATCGCGGCCCGGCCGACATCGCAGCACGAATGGATGCGCCCGTGAACGCCGAGCCCGCAACCGCCCCCACATCCGGCCTAGCCGCCACCATCGCCCGGGAAATCGCCCGGCGGCGCACCTTCGCCATCATCTCGCACCCAGACGCGGGCAAGACCACGCTGACCGAGCGCATCCTGCGCGCGGGCGGCGCGATCCAGATGGCGGGCAATGTCCGGGCCAAGGGCGAACGCCGCCGCACCCGGTCGGACTGGATGGGGATCGAGCGCGATCGCGGCATTTCGGTCGTGACCTCGGTCATGACGTTCGAATATGGCGGCTGCATCTTCAACCTGCTGGACACGCCGGGCCACGAGGATTTTTCGGAAGATACCTATCGCACGCTGACGGCCGTCGATGCGGCGGTGATGGTGATCGACGCCGCCAAAGGGATCGAGGACCGGACCCGCAAGCTGTTCGAGATCTGCCGCCTGCGCGACATTCCGATCGTCACCTTCATCAACAAGATGGACCGCGAGGCGCAGGACCCGTTCACGCTGCTGGACGAAATCTCGTCCGCGCTGGCGCTGGATACCGCGCCGGCGACGTGGCCGGTCGGCCGTGCGGCGCAGTTCGTCGGCACGTATGACCTGCGCGCGCGCAGCCTGCATGTGTCCACGCCGCTGGAGCAGTCCGACCCGCGCATGGTGCAACTGGCCGAGGACCTGGAACTGGCCGAGGCCGCCCTGCCGGTCTTCGACCGCGACAGCTTCAATGCCGGGCACCTGACCCCGGTCTTCTTCGGCAGCGCGATGAAGGAGATCGGCGTGACCGACCTGCTGGACGCGCTGGTGGCGTTCGGCCCGCCGCCGCGCGATCAGGCGACCGAAAGCCGGACGGTGCGCGCGGACGAGACCGGACTGACCGCGCTGGTCTTCAAGATCCAGGCCAACATGGACCCGAACCATCGCGACCGCATGGCCTTCGCGCGGATCTGCTCGGGCCGGCTGGAACGCGGGATGCGGCTGAAGCATGTGCGCATCGGCAAGCAGTTCGCGCTGCATACGCCGCAATTCTTCTTCGCCCGCGACCGGCAGCTGGCCGAGGAAGCCTTCGCCGGCGACGTGGTGGGCATTCCCAACCACGGCACCCTGCGCATCGGCGACACGCTGACCGAGGGCGAGGACCTGCGCTTTACCGGCGTGCCGCACTTCGCCCCGGAAATCCTGCGCCGCGTCCGGCTGGACGACGCGATGAAGGCCAAGAAGCTGCGCCAGGCCCTGACGGAACTGGCCGAGGAAGGGGTGGTTCAGCTCTTCCGCCCGCAGGACGGCGCGCCGCCCATCGTCGGCGTCGTCGGCACGCTGCAGCTCGACGTGCTGCAGGCGCGGCTGTCCGGGGAATACGGGGTGGCGATCGGCTTCGAATCCACCCCCTACAACCTGGCCCGCTGGGTGACGGGCGACCGCGCGAAGCTGGAGACGTTCGCGATGGCCAACCGCTCGGCCATGGCGGACGACCTGGACGGCGATCCGGTCTTCCTGGCCGGATCGGCCTTCATGATGCGTCGCACGGCCGAGATGAACCTCGACCTGTCATTCCACGACATCAAGCAGATCGGCATCGAGACACGCTGACCGCCGCGGGCCCGCGATCGCCCAGCGTCCGCGCGGCCCGCACCCCCAGCATCAGCGCCACCGCCACCAGCGCGCACGCCACGCCGCCCCACAGGCCGACGACGCCCAGGCCGCATCGGAACGCCAGCCACGTGCCCAGCGGAAAGCCGATCCCCCAATAGCCCAGCACGGCCAGGACCATCGGCACGATCGCATCGCCGCGTCCCCGCAGCGCACCCACCAGCACCGCCTGCGTGCCGTCCGCCACCTGGAACACGGCCGCCAGCAGCAGCGCCGCCATGGCGATATGCGTGCTCTCCGCATTGGCCGGCACCGACGGGTCCAGATAGAAGGCCACCAGCCGCGCGCGGAACAGGTAGATCAGGCAGCCGCTGGCCACCATGCCGGCGATCGCGGTCCCGACCGCCACCCATGCCGCGTGGCGTGCCCGCGCCGGCCGCGCCGCCCCGGTCCAGTAGGCCACCCGCACGTTCGCGGCCTGTCCCAGCGCCATGATCGCCATGTAGGTGGTCGCGGTCAGGTTCAGTACGATCTGGTGCGCCGCCAGGGCATGGGGGCCCAGGGTCGCCGCCTGCAGCGCCGTGACCTGGAACAGCATGATCTCGGCCCCCGTCGCCATCATCATCGGCACCCCCAGGCGCAGCAGTACCGCCATGTCGGCGGCCCGCGGTCGCGGCGGCCACAGCAGCAGGCGCAGATGCGGCCGGGAATGCACCATCGCCAGCAGGACCAGCGCCGCGCCCCACATGGTCAGGGTGGTGGCCAGGGCCGAACCGCGCAGCCCCATTGCCGGCAGGCCGAACCATCCGTGAATCAGCCCCGCGTTCAGCACGCCGTTCACCACCGCCACGACCGGCATCACCCGCAGCAGGACACCCTGCGCGTCCAGCGCCGGCAGCACCACTTCCACCACCCCCGTGCCGATCAGCGCCGGCGGCACGCCCCACATCAGGATATGCAGGAAGGACGTGACCGGGCCGACCAGCGTCGCGGGCTGATGCATCAGCCGCAACAGGGGGCCGGCCTGCGTCAGCAGCGCCAGGAAGGGTACGCACAGCAGCAGCGCCACGACCAGCAGCATGGCGTGGATCGAGGCGATGCGCCCCTCATCCCCGCTGCCACGCGCCTGGGCGATCAGCACCCCGCCCGCCCCCAGATTGGCCTGCAGCATCACCAGCAGCGTGAAGAACAGCATGGTCGACAGGCCGCCGATGGCCAGCGCGTCGGCCCCCAGCCCGCCCAGCAGCACGCTGTCGGTGACGCCCATGGCCATCTGCGCGATCTGCGCCAGGGCGATCGGGGCCGCGATGCGCAGCAACAGGCGAAGTTCCCCCGGGGGAGAGGATGAATCGGGACAGGCTGGATCGGGCATGCCCGCATCCAAAGCAGATCGCCCCCGCAAAGACCAGACGCGGCGGGACCATGCCCCCCTTTCGTCCCTGCCGCCGCACAAGGGTGTTGCGTCCGCCCCGCCGCTGTCGCATCTAGGCCCCATCATGCCAGATTCCATGCCGCAACTGACCCTGCACGACAGCAGAAGCCGCAAGACGGTTCCGTTCGCGCCCCTCGATCCGGGGAATGTGCGGGTCTATTATTGCGGGCCGACCGTCTATGACCTGGCCCATATCGGCAACCTGCGGGCGATGGTGACGGCCGATATCCTGGTCCGGCTGCTGCGGCACCTGTATCCGCGCGTGACCTATGTGCGCAACATCACGGACGTGGACGACAAGATCAACACCCGCGCCCGCGCGAACGGCGAGACGATCGACAGCCTGACCGCCCGCACGATCCGGGATTTCCACGAGGACCTGGACGCCGTCGGCATCCTGCCCCCGGATATCGAACCCCGCGCCACCCACCACATCGCCGAGATGCTGACCCTGATCGGCCAGTTGATCGACAGCGGCCATGCCTACGAGGCGCAGGGTCATGTCCTGTTCGCCGTCAGCCGCTTTCCAGCCTATGGCGCGCTGTCGGGGCGCAGCCCCGAGGACCTGCTGGCCGGCGCACGGGTCGAAGTCGCGCCCTACAAGCGCGATCCGGGCGATTTCGTGCTGTGGAAGCCGTCGGCGCCCGACCTGCCGGGCTGGGAGAGCCCGTGGGGCCGGGGCCGGCCGGGCTGGCATATCGAATGCTCGGCCATGTCGCATCGCTATCTGGGCGAGAGCTTCGACATTCATGGCGGCGGCAGCGACCTGCTGTTCCCGCACCACGAAAACGAACTGGCGCAAAGCCAGTGCTGCTTCCCGCACGGCCGCTTCGCCAACCACTGGGTGCATAACGCGATGCTGCTGGTGAACGGCGAGAAGATGTCCAAGTCGCTGGGCAATTTCCTGACCGTCCGCGACGCACTAAGCGTCAGTCCGGCCGAGGCGCTGCGCCTGCTGCTGCTGCACGCGCAGTACCGGTCGGTGCTGAACTTCACCCTGGCCGGGCTGGAGGACGCGAAGCAGACGCTGAACCGGTTCTATCGCGCCGTCGGCGACACGCCGCCCGACGGCACGGTTCCGGTCCCCGCCCCCGTGCTGGCCGCCCTGTGCGACGACCTGAACACGCCCCGCGCGCTGGCGGAAATGCATGCCCTGGCTGACCGGGCCCTGGCGGGCGACCGCGACGCGGCGCTGGGCCTGCGCGCGGCGGGGCAGTTGCTGGGGCTGCTGGGACAGACGGAGGATGCGTGGTTCCGCGCGGGTACTTACGTCCATCCAGAGACGATCGAAAGGCTGATCGTCGAACGGCAGGATGCCCGCAAATCCCGCGATTTTTGCCCGCGCCGACGCTATTCGCGAAAGTCTGGCGAAGGACGGCATCGTGCTGGAAGACGGGCCGTCCGGCACCACCTGGAGGCGCGCATGACCGGCCGCGACGGCGGGGCCGATATCGGCCCGATCGGCAACAGCCCGGTCGTCATCCTGGTGCGCCCGCAGATGGCCGAGAATATCGGCACCACGGCGCGGGCCATGGCCAATGGCGGACTGTTCCACCTGCGCCTGGTCGCCCCGCGCGACGGCTGGCCGCTGGAGCGCGCCTGGCGCTCGGCCTCGGGCGCCGACCGCATCCTGGAAGCCGCGACGGTGCATGACAGCGTCGATGACGCGATCGCCGACCTGCACCATGTCTTCGCGACCTGCCCGCGCCCGCGCCATATCGTCAAGACGGTGCTGACCGCACGCGGGGGCGCCGCCGAACTGCGGCAGATGAGCGGGCGCGGACTGCGCACCGGCCTGCTGTTCGGCCCCGAGCGCGCCGGCCTGGACAACGAGGACATGGCCCGGGCCGACGCCCTGATCCGCTATCCGCTGAACCCGGCCTTCATGTCGCTGAACCTGGCGCAGGCGGTCATGATCATGGCCTACGAATGGTGGATGGCCGAAGACGCCACCCCGCCCCGCGCGCTGATGACCAATGAAACCCATGTCGCCACCAAGGGCGAACTGGACAATTTCATGCGCCACCTGATCGACGATCTGGACGAATGCGGCTTCCTGCGCAACGAGCAGAAGCGCGCGGGCATGGTGCGCAACCTGCGCCATTTCTTCACCCGGGGCGAAGTCACGGAACAGGAACTGCGCACCCTGCACGGCGTGGTGACGGAACTGACCCGGGGGCGCCGGGCGCGCGGGCAATGAAGAGCGTCCTTCGGCAACAGGGCCGTTGCCACCTCGATTCGTCCCCGCGGATGCGGGGAACACGCATCCGCGTGCCCTGCAACCCGTCCCAATCCATGCCGACGCCGGCTGCCATGGAATCTCCTTCTCGCTTCGCCTATATTTGGCCTGCGGCGTGCAGCGACATGGTGATATTCAGCCGACCATAGGACCGCCTGCATGGCGGGATCGTTTGTGGGGTTCTGGCTGGCCCCACCTGCACGCCGTGTCACCTGATCCTGCGCACCCATTCCATCACGACCGCCCACGGCGTCACACATCGTCCAGTTCTTTCGTGTTCCTGGCGTCCGGCGCCGACGCAATGCGTCGGACGACAACCGAGGCGGCGCGCGAAAAGCGGGCCCGGGAGAGCGTCTGAGCCCAAAGTTAGGACATCGGCCGCGAATTTCAGCAGGGCCGGCAGATTCATCCCTGCATATGCGAGGAACACAAGGCGGCCTCGTCCAGGATCACCAGACCCTGCGGTTCATCCCCGCACGTGCGGGAACACGTCCCCCTGCTCGGCAACCCCAAACTCAAGATCGGTTCATCCCCGCACGTGCGGGGAACACGCCGCGACGGTGAAGGGGAGGTTGTTCGACGCCGGTTCATCCCCGCACGTGCGGGGAACACGAGTCACCGGATTCCCATCTCATCCTAATATCCGGTTCATCCCCGCACGTGCGGGGAACACCTTTTCTCAGCCGACACTCTCCATGCAAGAACCGGTTCATCCCCGCACGTGCGGGGAACACACGCGGGTCTATGAGATTCCGATCATGCAGGACGGTTCATCCCCGCACGTGCGGGGAACACCATTGACCCGGCACCCTCCCCATGTGACGTTTCGGTTCATCCCCGCACGTGCGGGGAACACTGGCTCGGGACCATCTTAGCGGACGACATGGCCGGTTCATCCCCGCACGTGCGGGGAACACGGCGTAGCCCGCAGCACCGCCCAGCCGGGGACCGGTTCATCCCCGCACGTGCGGGGAACACCTTAACTGGATCACGATCGCGCTGATCCTCTACGGTTCATCCCCGCACGTGCGGGGAACACTTCTCGGCACTCGACCCGCGCCCAGACGGCTGCGGTTCATCCCCGCACGTGCGGGGAACACCGCGGGTCGCTCGGCAATCGCGCTGCTATCGCCGGTTCATCCCCGCACGTGCGGGGAACACGCCGGACGAGCGCGTACATGCTCTGGTGCATCCGGTTCATCCCCGCACGTGCGGGGAACACCAGCGGCGATCCTGAGCGGTTCCACGAGGCGGCGGTTCATCCCCGCACGTGCGGGGAACACATCTGCCTCAGACCTTCGATGCGGAGCAGGCCCGGTTCATCCCCGCA
This genomic stretch from Gluconacetobacter diazotrophicus PA1 5 harbors:
- a CDS encoding endonuclease/exonuclease/phosphatase family protein, with amino-acid sequence MGNVLRQWACAGLVAVALAHPAAGRTIKVSTWNLDWLTARAAGDPTLPPDVHPRADADLRRLAVYAARLDADIVGFQEVDSPALAARLFPPGRYRIVMTADPVVQRTGLAVATSLTIERHPDLAALDVYPPTAPHPLRSGLDVTIGDGTANLRVLVVHLKAGCRDAAPSDRRAACLTLARQMAVLDDWVAQRQDEGVPFLVMGDFNRNLTPGDPFFHLLDQDGPLTLATAGRASPCWGGTYFIDHLLLGNQARGWLRPDSLRVLTYDEQDPARAPALSDHCPVSVRLEMP
- a CDS encoding aldo/keto reductase, with the protein product MEQRHLGRSGLRVSAVGLGCNNLGGRIGLEESRMVVHQALDSGITLFDVADVYGRRESHCGASEEVLGAILGSRREDIVLATKFGMPMAADGSMQGASRRYIRQAVEASLTRLRTDRIDLYQVHVPDPDTPIDETLRALDDLIRDGKVLYAGCSNFPAWQVADAHHVARAGGFSGFISCQDELSLLARDALRELVPAMRRYGLGLLPYFPLASGVLTGKYHRDIPPPPGSRLSEWTHLRDRYLTDTNWTILDGLGSVARAHGRTLTELAFGWLLSHDVVGSVIAGATRPNQVIENVAAATRPLTPEECDAITAILPDHAR
- a CDS encoding NUDIX domain-containing protein — translated: MRDEPPGLRWPSRWPSIALDSGLTVRVAGHMPDLPAPVAAEVEAIWRERQAANPALFNGRVFTADRITTRGIVGHWTTYHRVLAQMTRPTLYPALRLKPLAVTGILHTPDGIVLGRRAPHSTYLAGWWQTPPAGSVESRHGENKVDLTAQILAEAQEELGLAPDMLTVAGPVRATRHPATRIVDIGIRLDTALPFDRVLQGWHAGGNDEYDRLAIVKPNQNPEDVVGPHILPGTREYLDVDRRS
- a CDS encoding cupin domain-containing protein, coding for MTVSRRAFQTFLAGLGLSLAGQEVRAASHAGHDVESFMLARNGWVPNNDHLPVLYYRNAAALPADDPASGFERLFTANGWPPQWRWGVYDFHHFHSTAHEVLGVASGSARLMLGGPGGRIVDVRAGDVVVLPAGTGHRNLGSDDDFLVVGAYPPDQHYDLRRSGLSPDELARMAHVPFPASDPVSGAGGSLPALWHQT
- a CDS encoding NADPH-dependent F420 reductase is translated as MTEPTSLPPHVLRRRALLAGLSALLLPRLSRAATSLPIGIIGSGHVGSTLGGLWLRAGHPVMFSARDLSSAQSVAAGLGALARAGTPEQAARFGEAVLLAVPYGALPALGASLHGVLAGKVVIDACNPYSWRDGDVARLARQQGAGPTTQSFFPGAHVIRAFNSEDMSTISVEAHRLPPLLGIPYAGDDAAAMDVVRGLIVDAGFDPVRAGPLSVARLFQPGGPEFEADLTAPELRGRLEQDQHGAGR
- a CDS encoding HdeD family acid-resistance protein, coding for MATPFTQRWGLFVLLGVVSIALGIVAWIDAISVTLASTMIIGLVLVIAGAVQMFHAFSVRDWGGFLLSLLGGVLYIVGGFILMQEPVTGSIVLTLVIAACLIISGTTRMLIAARHRELNGWWIILGGGLISLLVGACLYLTLPWSGLWLIGTFIAVELIAAGVGWIQFGLALRQANLLSGSGV
- the rpsD gene encoding 30S ribosomal protein S4, yielding MSKRLESKYKINRRLGVNLWGRAKSPVNKREYGPGQHGQRRKQKPSDFSVQLMAKQKLKGYYGNISEKQFRKYYDEAVRRKGDTSENLIDLLERRLDAVVYRLKFAMTPFAARQFVSHGHITVNGRKVNIPSYIVRDEDVIEVREKSKHLAIVLDAAQSGERDVPEYMEVDHRQMKGRFLRAPKLSDVPYPVQMEPNLVIEFYSR
- a CDS encoding peptide chain release factor 3; this encodes MDAPVNAEPATAPTSGLAATIAREIARRRTFAIISHPDAGKTTLTERILRAGGAIQMAGNVRAKGERRRTRSDWMGIERDRGISVVTSVMTFEYGGCIFNLLDTPGHEDFSEDTYRTLTAVDAAVMVIDAAKGIEDRTRKLFEICRLRDIPIVTFINKMDREAQDPFTLLDEISSALALDTAPATWPVGRAAQFVGTYDLRARSLHVSTPLEQSDPRMVQLAEDLELAEAALPVFDRDSFNAGHLTPVFFGSAMKEIGVTDLLDALVAFGPPPRDQATESRTVRADETGLTALVFKIQANMDPNHRDRMAFARICSGRLERGMRLKHVRIGKQFALHTPQFFFARDRQLAEEAFAGDVVGIPNHGTLRIGDTLTEGEDLRFTGVPHFAPEILRRVRLDDAMKAKKLRQALTELAEEGVVQLFRPQDGAPPIVGVVGTLQLDVLQARLSGEYGVAIGFESTPYNLARWVTGDRAKLETFAMANRSAMADDLDGDPVFLAGSAFMMRRTAEMNLDLSFHDIKQIGIETR
- a CDS encoding MATE family efflux transporter; the protein is MPDPACPDSSSPPGELRLLLRIAAPIALAQIAQMAMGVTDSVLLGGLGADALAIGGLSTMLFFTLLVMLQANLGAGGVLIAQARGSGDEGRIASIHAMLLVVALLLCVPFLALLTQAGPLLRLMHQPATLVGPVTSFLHILMWGVPPALIGTGVVEVVLPALDAQGVLLRVMPVVAVVNGVLNAGLIHGWFGLPAMGLRGSALATTLTMWGAALVLLAMVHSRPHLRLLLWPPRPRAADMAVLLRLGVPMMMATGAEIMLFQVTALQAATLGPHALAAHQIVLNLTATTYMAIMALGQAANVRVAYWTGAARPARARHAAWVAVGTAIAGMVASGCLIYLFRARLVAFYLDPSVPANAESTHIAMAALLLAAVFQVADGTQAVLVGALRGRGDAIVPMVLAVLGYWGIGFPLGTWLAFRCGLGVVGLWGGVACALVAVALMLGVRAARTLGDRGPAAVSVSRCRSA